In one Corynebacterium bovis DSM 20582 = CIP 54.80 genomic region, the following are encoded:
- a CDS encoding GDSL-type esterase/lipase family protein codes for MTTPRPVDSHHRAAEPSAPHRERASRPRHRERASRPRHRRPPAGGRVGWAGAVAAAAVGLAAVTVALGPATTSADAEPEGNVVYLGDSFTANPDQTRNLTRDINPLVFDGYPSREGCLQSPDNAPRQLADLTGVPVADWSCTAQTSRGSLHRIDRAIAAGDIHPGTRAVVLAAGMNNYGPYGALDGVDILDPRAVRDAYLADMHAAADRVRAVAPGARIIVPGQLTVADPVTAVYCAVNVVPDRPVGFPLPLLRDVENWNRANQVDAAREIGATYVEVRDGSADHHSCAPDARRWVAGVVDTTTPDYHMMFHPSRAGSAFVARRIAGALP; via the coding sequence ATGACCACGCCCCGTCCCGTCGACAGCCACCACCGGGCGGCCGAGCCCTCCGCGCCCCACCGGGAGCGCGCGTCCCGACCGCGCCACCGGGAGCGCGCGTCCCGACCGCGCCACCGACGTCCACCCGCCGGCGGCCGGGTCGGGTGGGCCGGCGCCGTCGCCGCCGCGGCGGTCGGCCTCGCCGCGGTGACCGTGGCGCTCGGCCCCGCGACGACGTCCGCCGATGCTGAACCGGAGGGCAACGTCGTCTACCTCGGAGACTCCTTCACCGCGAACCCGGACCAGACCCGGAACCTCACCCGGGACATCAACCCCCTGGTCTTCGACGGCTACCCCTCCCGGGAGGGGTGCCTCCAGTCGCCGGACAACGCACCGCGTCAGCTCGCGGACCTCACCGGCGTGCCCGTGGCCGACTGGTCGTGCACGGCGCAGACATCCCGCGGGTCACTGCACCGCATCGACCGGGCCATCGCCGCCGGGGACATCCACCCGGGTACCCGCGCTGTCGTCCTCGCGGCGGGCATGAACAACTACGGCCCCTACGGTGCGCTCGACGGGGTCGACATCCTCGACCCCCGTGCCGTCCGGGACGCCTACCTCGCGGACATGCATGCCGCGGCTGACCGTGTCCGCGCCGTCGCCCCCGGGGCGCGGATCATCGTGCCCGGCCAGCTCACCGTCGCCGACCCGGTCACGGCGGTCTACTGCGCCGTGAACGTCGTGCCCGATCGGCCGGTGGGTTTTCCCCTGCCGCTGCTGCGGGACGTGGAGAACTGGAACCGCGCGAATCAGGTCGACGCCGCCCGCGAGATCGGGGCGACGTACGTGGAGGTGCGCGACGGGTCGGCCGACCACCACTCCTGTGCGCCGGACGCCCGGCGATGGGTTGCCGGGGTCGTCGACACGACCACGCCCGACTACCACATGATGTTCCACCCCTCACGTGCCGGATCGGCGTTCGTCGCGCGCCGGATCGCGGGCGCGCTGCCCTGA